From Coriobacteriia bacterium, the proteins below share one genomic window:
- a CDS encoding L-rhamnose isomerase, with product MSDCGCAVSKAYELAKEAYAAYGIDTDAVMDKLADKAISIQCWQGDDVMGFDQKDNAASGGILTTGNYPGRARTFEELTADFEKAASLIPGKKRINLHASYAVFTPENPWVDRDQLEYKHFAPWVEWAKEKGFGIDFNPTLFSHPKMNHDCSVSSPDKETRDFWIRHCVACRKIAERIGEELDDMVLNNFWIPDGLKDVPADRYGMRERLRESLDEIYSFETPHVIDSVEQKVFGIGLEGFTTGNNEFYISYAAKKGGNHVVLIDAGHFNPTESIADKLPSLLQFFPYVPLHVTRPMHWDSDHVVLFDDNIRDIASEVVRCPGGFEKIIIGLDFFDASINRIGAWATGTRAMEKSLLFEMLQPWDRLKELQDTYQFSEKMMVTEQFKSMPFGAVWDYYCRRENVPLDGELWAPVKAYEDEVLSARA from the coding sequence ATGAGCGATTGCGGGTGCGCCGTCAGCAAGGCCTACGAGCTGGCGAAGGAGGCCTATGCGGCCTACGGCATCGACACGGACGCCGTCATGGACAAGCTCGCCGACAAGGCCATCTCCATCCAGTGCTGGCAGGGCGACGACGTCATGGGCTTCGACCAGAAGGACAACGCGGCGTCGGGCGGCATCCTCACGACGGGCAACTACCCGGGTCGCGCGCGCACGTTCGAGGAGCTGACGGCCGACTTCGAGAAGGCTGCGAGCCTCATCCCGGGCAAGAAGCGCATCAACCTGCACGCCTCCTACGCGGTGTTCACACCCGAGAACCCCTGGGTTGACCGCGACCAGCTCGAGTACAAGCACTTCGCGCCGTGGGTGGAGTGGGCCAAGGAGAAGGGTTTTGGCATCGACTTCAACCCGACGCTGTTCAGCCACCCCAAGATGAACCACGACTGCTCCGTGTCGTCGCCGGACAAGGAGACGCGCGACTTTTGGATCCGCCACTGCGTCGCGTGCCGCAAGATCGCCGAGCGCATCGGCGAGGAGCTCGACGACATGGTGCTCAACAACTTCTGGATCCCCGACGGCCTCAAGGACGTGCCGGCCGACCGCTACGGCATGCGCGAGCGGCTGCGCGAGTCGCTTGATGAGATCTACTCGTTCGAGACGCCGCACGTCATCGACTCCGTCGAGCAGAAGGTGTTCGGCATCGGCCTCGAGGGCTTCACGACGGGCAACAACGAGTTCTACATCTCCTACGCGGCCAAGAAGGGCGGCAACCACGTCGTGCTCATCGACGCCGGGCACTTCAACCCGACGGAGAGCATCGCCGACAAGCTGCCGAGCCTGCTGCAGTTCTTCCCCTACGTGCCGCTGCATGTCACGCGCCCGATGCACTGGGACTCCGACCACGTGGTGCTGTTCGACGACAACATCCGCGACATCGCCAGCGAGGTCGTGCGCTGCCCGGGCGGCTTCGAGAAGATCATCATCGGACTCGACTTCTTCGACGCATCGATCAACCGCATCGGGGCGTGGGCCACAGGCACGCGCGCCATGGAGAAGAGCCTGCTGTTCGAGATGCTGCAGCCGTGGGACCGACTCAAGGAGCTGCAGGACACGTACCAGTTCTCCGAGAAGATGATGGTGACCGAGCAGTTCAAGAGCATGCCGTTCGGCGCGGTGTGGGACTACTACTGCCGCCGCGAGAACGTGCCGCTCGACGGCGAGCTCTGGGCGCCGGTCAAGGCCTACGAGGACGAGGTGCTGAGCGCGCGAGCGTAA